A genomic region of Gadus macrocephalus chromosome 5, ASM3116895v1 contains the following coding sequences:
- the siva1 gene encoding apoptosis regulatory protein Siva — protein MPKRSYPFSESFSSQYKVHVGQRELSQHGVFGGKYRQEIYEKTKNMLFNGASAVMDKIWSVDGGVKSTDAQPSQPAVTPAPSQLLLKGQTLIGQNGRLTKANCAQGQGEAIGSTHCGVCQKRQGVGIRAACSQCDRLSCSSCIRQCSSCSSQCCSVCTVVDYSGQFDTIVCWSCSS, from the exons ATGCCTAAACGTTCATATCCGTTTTCCGAGTCGTTTTCGTCGCAGTATAAGGTGCACGTTGGACAGCGGGAGTTGAGTCAGCACGGTGTCTTTGGTGGAAAATACAGACAGGAAATATACG AAAAGACCAAGAATATGCTATTCAACGGGGCCAGTGCTGTGATGGATAAAATCTGGAGTGTGGACGGAGGAGTAAAAAGCACAGACGCACAGCCTTCTCAACCAGCTGTAACCCCAGCACCCAGCCAGCTACTGTTAAAGGGACAAACGCTCATTGGACAGAATGGTAGACTAACGAAAGCAAACTGTGCACAAG GTCAAGGTGAGGCAATTGGTTCGACACACTGCGGGGTGTGCCAGAAGAGGCAGGGTGTTGGCATCAGGGCCGCGTGCTCCCAGTGTGACCGGttatcctgctcctcctgcatcCGCCAGTGCTCCAGCTGTTCCAGCCAGTGCTGCTCTGTGTGCACTGTTGTAGA TTATAGTGGTCAGTTTGATACGATAGTGTGTTGGAGCTGTTCGTCGTGA